One stretch of Chryseobacterium indologenes DNA includes these proteins:
- a CDS encoding NADH-quinone oxidoreductase subunit N yields the protein MSVLIIVFLTAVIALFSGVFEQGKFARYIGILGLIIALYVSFMPECSFFDHYKHMYEYSANTALFTKLSIVTTLLLFFLGGFAFSNHRSHQSELYALMLFALVGGIVLFGYQNLVTMFLGVEILSIPLYVMAGANKTDLRSNEASIKYFLMGAFATGFLLFGIAFIYGSAGSFDLYKIHDFGVANTGNVMFILGVLLILCALAFKVALAPFHMWSPDVYAGSPSLITAFMASVVKISGFFALFRLMTIGFAGVTHEWINVLGVFLIITLLLANVMGLAQTNAKRMLAYSSVSHAGYIGLVFFGMTSLSTYNLAFYLFAYALSTVGVFMCLIWVEKLKRETSFGAFKGLAKTEPLLATAAAISMLSMAGVPLTAGFMGKFALFSQAMNGAAFLVLVAVLGSALSIAYYLRLIIAMFFFKESTFKSSEKVTLTYNIVAVVVIVAIIILGIFPDLFARVFGL from the coding sequence ATGAGTGTTTTAATTATTGTTTTCCTAACGGCAGTTATTGCGTTATTTTCAGGAGTTTTCGAGCAAGGAAAATTCGCAAGATACATTGGGATTTTGGGTTTAATCATCGCATTGTATGTAAGCTTTATGCCTGAATGTTCGTTCTTCGATCATTACAAGCACATGTATGAATACAGTGCCAATACAGCATTATTCACTAAATTATCCATTGTAACAACCTTATTATTATTCTTCTTGGGAGGCTTTGCATTCAGCAATCACAGAAGTCACCAATCAGAATTATATGCATTGATGTTATTTGCATTAGTGGGAGGAATTGTTCTTTTCGGATACCAGAACTTAGTAACGATGTTCTTAGGTGTTGAAATCCTTTCTATCCCGTTATATGTAATGGCAGGTGCCAACAAAACTGATTTAAGATCTAATGAAGCTTCAATCAAATATTTCTTGATGGGTGCATTCGCGACAGGTTTCCTACTTTTCGGAATCGCGTTTATCTATGGAAGTGCTGGAAGCTTTGATTTATATAAGATCCACGACTTTGGAGTCGCTAATACAGGAAATGTAATGTTCATCTTAGGGGTATTGCTTATCCTTTGTGCATTGGCATTTAAAGTTGCATTAGCCCCTTTCCACATGTGGAGCCCTGATGTATATGCAGGATCACCTTCATTAATTACAGCATTCATGGCGAGTGTGGTAAAAATTTCAGGTTTCTTCGCATTGTTCAGATTAATGACGATCGGATTTGCCGGAGTTACTCACGAATGGATCAACGTACTTGGAGTATTCTTAATCATCACTTTATTATTAGCAAACGTTATGGGTCTTGCCCAGACGAATGCAAAAAGAATGTTGGCTTACTCTTCAGTATCTCACGCAGGATACATCGGATTGGTATTCTTCGGAATGACAAGCCTTTCTACTTATAACTTAGCGTTCTATTTATTCGCTTATGCTTTATCTACAGTAGGAGTTTTCATGTGTCTGATCTGGGTAGAGAAATTAAAAAGAGAAACTTCTTTCGGAGCTTTCAAAGGACTGGCAAAAACAGAACCTTTATTGGCAACAGCAGCAGCAATTTCTATGCTTTCAATGGCAGGGGTTCCGCTAACAGCCGGTTTCATGGGGAAATTTGCTTTATTCTCTCAGGCAATGAACGGAGCAGCTTTCTTAGTATTAGTAGCAGTGTTAGGTTCTGCCCTATCGATCGCTTACTATTTAAGGCTGATCATCGCGATGTTCTTCTTTAAGGAATCAACATTCAAATCGTCAGAAAAAGTCACACTTACTTACAATATTGTTGCAGTGGTTGTAATTGTAGCAATTATCATCCTTGGGATTTTCCCGGATCTGTTTGCAAGAGTGTTCGGACTGTAA
- a CDS encoding complex I subunit 4 family protein, with translation MSCLLLTLLLLPLVGSGLVFAWKSNSSKYLALGIALIQMLLTFYILSDFDFTPTVDSVLQHEINYPWSQFMKSSLHFGIDGMSMLLLLLTNILAPIIILSSFNESVNYRNTFYGLILLMQFGLVGVFTSLDGLLFYIFWEVTLIPIWFIAGLWGQENKRFEFTTKFFVYTFVGSLFMLAGLIYVYNHSASFALTDLYNAQLNETQQTVVFWFIFFAFAVKLPVFPFHTWQPDTYTYSPTQGSMLLSGIMLKMAVYGVMRYLLPITPLPIAGISGQIVIILAIVGIVHGALIAIIQTDMKRIIAYSSFSHVGLMVAGIFASAVVTLRGTFNVEGAEGALVQTFAHGINVVGLFYCCDILYKRFKSRDIRQMGGLAKVAPKFAVLFLIIILGSMGVPLTNGFIGEFILLKSVYDFNGTAAVIAGLTVILCAVYLLRFYGKAMFGEGNAEVLSTAKDLSGVEFSVLASLAVFVILLGIFPQPVIDMVSSSVKFIYTAMAN, from the coding sequence ATGTCTTGTTTATTATTAACATTATTACTATTACCTCTAGTAGGTTCGGGATTAGTTTTTGCGTGGAAGAGTAATTCCAGCAAATATTTGGCACTAGGGATTGCATTGATCCAAATGCTTCTTACGTTCTATATACTATCGGATTTTGATTTTACTCCGACAGTAGACAGCGTATTGCAGCACGAGATCAATTATCCGTGGTCACAATTTATGAAGAGTTCTCTTCACTTCGGTATCGATGGGATGAGCATGCTTCTTTTATTGCTGACTAACATTTTAGCGCCAATCATCATTTTATCTTCTTTCAACGAAAGTGTAAACTACAGAAATACATTCTACGGATTGATTCTGTTAATGCAATTCGGTCTTGTAGGAGTATTTACTTCTTTAGACGGATTGTTGTTCTACATTTTCTGGGAAGTAACATTGATTCCAATTTGGTTTATTGCCGGACTTTGGGGACAGGAAAATAAAAGGTTTGAATTCACTACGAAGTTCTTCGTATATACATTCGTTGGATCTTTATTTATGTTAGCCGGATTGATCTATGTGTACAACCACTCTGCATCATTCGCTTTAACGGATCTATACAATGCACAACTGAACGAAACACAACAGACTGTGGTATTCTGGTTCATTTTCTTTGCTTTTGCAGTGAAATTACCGGTATTCCCTTTCCATACATGGCAGCCTGATACTTATACCTACTCTCCTACTCAGGGATCGATGTTATTATCTGGTATCATGCTTAAAATGGCGGTGTACGGTGTAATGCGTTATTTACTTCCAATCACTCCGCTTCCAATTGCAGGAATTTCAGGACAGATTGTAATCATCCTTGCTATTGTGGGAATTGTTCACGGAGCATTGATTGCCATTATCCAGACCGATATGAAGAGAATCATTGCTTATTCCTCTTTCTCTCACGTAGGATTGATGGTAGCAGGTATTTTTGCTTCTGCGGTAGTTACTTTAAGAGGAACTTTCAATGTGGAAGGTGCTGAAGGAGCTTTGGTACAGACTTTTGCTCACGGTATCAACGTGGTGGGATTATTCTACTGTTGTGATATTTTATACAAGAGATTTAAATCAAGAGACATCAGACAAATGGGAGGTTTAGCTAAAGTAGCACCTAAGTTTGCTGTTTTATTCTTGATCATTATATTAGGTTCAATGGGAGTTCCATTGACGAATGGATTCATCGGGGAATTTATCCTGTTAAAATCAGTATATGATTTCAACGGAACAGCAGCTGTAATTGCTGGTCTTACGGTAATTCTTTGTGCGGTGTATTTATTGAGATTCTACGGAAAAGCAATGTTTGGAGAAGGAAATGCAGAAGTTTTAAGCACAGCAAAAGATTTATCTGGTGTAGAATTCTCGGTATTGGCTAGTTTAGCGGTTTTTGTGATCTTACTTGGTATTTTCCCACAACCGGTAATCGATATGGTGAGTAGTTCAGTGAAGTTTATCTACACAGCGATGGCTAACTAA
- a CDS encoding DUF4280 domain-containing protein: MSESASPHDGKHFVIQKGKAQCNQGDQFPQFKVTTHQKHYWNNAEGQADFLAVTEKDLQFNPQGPSFGKCKLKPTPGGYLPCAYAPAGTWQKTYDKVKVLGNSCVTEISELMCSTGGKITIMEHGQSAAMSKQNVKNADPQEQHNINPFVNFKEFQKEAEDDEVDAY, translated from the coding sequence ATGTCCGAGTCCGCATCCCCACATGACGGAAAACACTTTGTCATTCAGAAGGGAAAAGCACAATGCAATCAGGGAGATCAATTCCCTCAGTTTAAAGTAACTACCCATCAGAAACATTATTGGAATAATGCAGAAGGGCAGGCCGATTTTTTGGCTGTCACTGAAAAAGATCTTCAATTTAACCCTCAAGGTCCTAGTTTTGGAAAATGCAAATTAAAACCCACACCGGGCGGATATCTTCCTTGTGCTTATGCTCCCGCAGGCACATGGCAGAAAACCTATGACAAAGTAAAAGTGTTGGGAAATAGCTGTGTCACAGAAATATCAGAATTGATGTGTTCCACAGGGGGAAAAATTACCATTATGGAGCACGGGCAATCCGCAGCAATGAGCAAACAGAATGTAAAAAATGCTGATCCACAGGAACAGCATAATATTAATCCTTTTGTCAATTTTAAAGAATTTCAGAAGGAAGCAGAAGATGATGAAGTGGATGCTTATTAA